The Deinococcus planocerae genome includes a region encoding these proteins:
- a CDS encoding extracellular solute-binding protein, which yields MKHALLVSLAVLASSAAAQSAIKINGYAGQDNTIYPEMINRFVRPQLRGVTVTYQALQGDYNQGLTTLLASGSAGDLFYLPGETLDTYIATGKVLPLTGQVNTSPFVRSLTNAFTRNGRVYAIPKDFNTLTLVYNKDLFDEAKVAYPNNNDTWSSLTTKLTNLKKALGSDYYGICLAPDYARMGAFAIGAGWKQFGANGKTNLLDPAFQAAFNWYTGLTKDKVGIQPSEISQDWSGGCLGTGKVAVAIEGNWITGFLKDNAPNLKYGTALMPKADRTGKRGNFIYTVGWAVNANSKNRANALKVLNILTGPQVQQYVLEQGIAIPSRTALSNNALFKRNTPEAQNAAAVFAGASDGNVAPYTFGPKGPDWAKPINAALAAALSGQQSAANALRKAQQDMATLQSR from the coding sequence ATGAAACACGCCCTGCTCGTCAGCCTCGCCGTCCTCGCGTCCAGCGCCGCCGCCCAGAGCGCCATCAAGATCAACGGGTACGCGGGGCAGGACAACACCATCTACCCGGAGATGATCAACCGCTTCGTCCGGCCCCAACTGAGGGGCGTCACCGTGACGTACCAAGCCCTCCAGGGCGACTACAACCAGGGCCTGACCACGTTGCTGGCCTCCGGCTCGGCGGGCGACCTGTTCTACCTGCCCGGGGAGACGCTCGACACCTACATCGCCACGGGCAAGGTGCTGCCCCTGACCGGCCAGGTCAACACCTCCCCCTTCGTCAGGAGCCTGACCAACGCCTTCACCCGGAACGGCAGGGTCTACGCCATCCCCAAGGATTTCAACACCCTGACGCTGGTCTACAACAAGGACCTCTTCGACGAGGCCAAGGTTGCGTATCCCAACAACAACGACACCTGGAGCAGCCTGACCACCAAGCTGACCAACCTCAAAAAGGCGCTGGGCAGCGACTACTACGGCATCTGCCTCGCGCCCGACTACGCGCGCATGGGGGCCTTTGCCATCGGCGCGGGCTGGAAGCAGTTCGGCGCGAACGGCAAGACCAACCTGCTCGACCCGGCGTTCCAGGCGGCCTTCAACTGGTACACCGGCCTGACGAAGGACAAGGTGGGCATCCAGCCCAGCGAGATTTCGCAGGATTGGTCGGGCGGCTGCCTGGGCACCGGCAAGGTCGCCGTCGCCATCGAGGGCAACTGGATCACCGGCTTCCTCAAGGACAACGCCCCCAACCTGAAGTACGGCACCGCCCTGATGCCCAAGGCCGACCGCACCGGCAAGCGCGGCAACTTCATCTACACCGTAGGCTGGGCCGTGAACGCGAACAGCAAAAACCGCGCCAACGCCCTCAAAGTCCTGAACATCCTGACGGGCCCGCAGGTGCAGCAGTACGTGCTGGAGCAGGGCATCGCCATCCCCAGCCGCACGGCGCTGTCGAACAACGCGCTGTTCAAGCGCAACACCCCCGAGGCCCAGAACGCCGCCGCCGTCTTCGCGGGCGCGTCGGACGGCAACGTCGCCCCCTACACCTTCGGGCCCAAGGGGCCGGACTGGGCCAAGCCGATCAACGCCGCGCTGGCCGCCGCGCTGAGCGGGCAGCAGAGTGCCGCCAACGCGCTGAGAAAGGCGCAGCAGGACATGGCGACCCTCCAGAGCCGATAA
- a CDS encoding carbohydrate ABC transporter permease — MFRKGQTATALLFLAPFLITILVFFFYAFARAIYYSFTDFNLFNDARVIGIKPYLDVLGDSLFQRALANTLVFSILVTVLQTIGSLLMAVALNNKIKGQSFFRSAWYMPSITSSVVITLIFLWLFQRRGVVNYLITQWLTYLPLILTFLGVMALVQVAQVLFERSRRLPAKWFDPALAAMSALIALAVTLGLNVLGVVGARDVQPYDFQYFSDSWLSIGGVRVLSMPLLVVVIMNTFTTIPTLMLFFLAGLQNIPAALYEAADIDGATPAQKLLRVTVPMLRPVTFYVVTISLIGTMQMFDQVAVIGSAAPQETLITLAYYVYTNTFKSGAAPVNMAAAAAIILALIILLMVFLQRRFFVAPEAQ; from the coding sequence ATGTTCCGAAAAGGTCAGACCGCCACCGCACTCCTGTTCCTGGCGCCGTTTCTGATCACCATCCTGGTGTTCTTCTTCTACGCCTTCGCCCGGGCGATCTATTACTCGTTCACCGACTTCAACCTGTTCAACGACGCCCGGGTCATCGGCATCAAACCGTACCTGGACGTGCTGGGCGACTCGCTCTTTCAGCGGGCGCTGGCGAATACGCTGGTGTTCTCGATCCTGGTGACGGTGCTGCAAACCATTGGCTCGCTCCTGATGGCCGTGGCCCTGAACAACAAAATCAAGGGTCAGTCCTTTTTCCGTTCGGCGTGGTACATGCCCAGCATCACGAGTTCGGTGGTCATCACCCTGATCTTCCTGTGGCTGTTTCAGCGGCGCGGGGTGGTCAACTACCTGATCACCCAGTGGCTGACGTACCTGCCGCTGATCCTGACCTTCCTGGGTGTGATGGCCCTCGTGCAGGTCGCGCAGGTGCTGTTCGAGCGGTCCCGCAGGCTGCCCGCGAAATGGTTTGACCCGGCGCTGGCGGCGATGAGTGCGCTGATCGCCCTGGCCGTCACCCTGGGCCTGAACGTGCTGGGCGTCGTCGGGGCCCGCGACGTGCAGCCCTACGACTTCCAGTACTTCTCGGACTCGTGGCTGAGCATCGGGGGCGTGCGGGTGCTGAGTATGCCGCTCCTCGTGGTCGTCATCATGAACACCTTCACGACCATTCCGACGCTCATGCTGTTCTTCCTGGCGGGACTCCAGAATATCCCCGCCGCGCTGTACGAGGCCGCCGACATCGACGGGGCGACGCCCGCCCAGAAGCTGCTGCGGGTGACGGTGCCCATGCTGCGCCCGGTGACCTTTTACGTGGTGACCATCAGCCTGATCGGCACGATGCAGATGTTCGACCAGGTGGCGGTGATTGGAAGCGCGGCGCCCCAGGAGACGCTGATCACGCTGGCCTACTACGTGTACACCAACACCTTCAAGTCGGGGGCCGCGCCCGTGAACATGGCGGCGGCGGCGGCGATCATCCTGGCGCTGATCATCCTGCTGATGGTCTTTCTCCAGCGCAGATTCTTCGTGGCCCCGGAGGCGCAATGA
- a CDS encoding carbohydrate ABC transporter permease → MTTSTVPSPPARFGSAQEQDRWLARRRWARAGWLYLFMLVMSLFFIGPFLLGTVSSFKDNPNEYPPRLIIPQLTPRYISTAYNLGVQGGADGWNGGLVPGRSVSFDVSVRSPADAPQDPPAASLFPYQPQSLVALARQAQARDYAQLRTVQTGGAGEVRSYRVTVTYPPLTRQQGEVVRAKIGPQVGNDLTALLPGGQRVRVTLDTPEAQQRQFDLSETQLVELVRANGTYYLRGPVIQRTPLQVDVQRGQSIVGSTLPPSDRQNFDRSFAYRNVTPGILGYTFNNYRRAFNETTDPQSGRSLFLRWVSNSFLYALLRVVAAIVFCSLAGYALARLNFPGKGLIFILGVLFVQMVPAQVNLVSNYVLLRDLGLLNLWGLWLQGLVAAGGVFLMKQFFEGMPRELEESASIDGAGPFTTFWRVMLPQAGPALIALAITQFQGAWNDFFWPVVLLRENTNFTLTVGLSSFRQAYGGQGDYGLILAGAVLSAIPVIIVFVIFQRYFVDTGADSAVKG, encoded by the coding sequence ATGACCACCTCGACCGTTCCGTCTCCGCCTGCCCGGTTCGGGTCGGCCCAGGAGCAGGACCGCTGGCTGGCGCGGCGCCGCTGGGCGCGGGCGGGCTGGCTGTACCTGTTCATGCTGGTGATGAGCCTGTTCTTCATCGGGCCCTTCCTGCTGGGCACGGTCAGCAGCTTCAAGGACAACCCCAACGAGTACCCGCCCCGCTTGATCATCCCGCAGCTCACCCCGCGCTACATCTCCACCGCGTACAACCTCGGCGTGCAGGGCGGCGCGGACGGCTGGAACGGGGGCCTGGTGCCGGGCCGCTCGGTGAGCTTCGACGTGTCGGTGCGTTCTCCCGCAGACGCACCGCAGGACCCGCCCGCCGCCTCGCTCTTTCCGTACCAGCCGCAGAGCCTCGTCGCGCTCGCCCGGCAGGCCCAGGCGCGAGACTACGCGCAGCTCCGGACCGTGCAGACGGGCGGGGCGGGCGAGGTGCGCTCCTACCGGGTCACGGTCACCTACCCGCCCCTGACCCGGCAGCAGGGCGAGGTGGTCCGCGCCAAGATCGGCCCGCAGGTGGGCAATGACCTGACCGCCCTCCTGCCTGGCGGGCAGCGCGTCCGGGTCACGCTCGACACCCCCGAGGCTCAGCAGCGCCAGTTCGACCTCAGCGAGACGCAACTGGTCGAACTCGTGCGGGCGAACGGCACCTACTACCTGCGCGGCCCGGTGATCCAGCGCACGCCGCTTCAGGTGGACGTGCAGCGCGGGCAGAGCATCGTGGGCAGCACCCTGCCGCCCAGCGACCGGCAGAATTTCGACCGCTCGTTCGCCTACCGCAACGTGACCCCCGGCATCCTGGGGTACACCTTCAACAACTACCGCCGGGCCTTTAACGAGACGACCGACCCGCAGAGTGGCCGCAGCCTCTTCCTGCGCTGGGTGAGCAACTCCTTCCTGTACGCCCTGCTGCGGGTCGTGGCGGCCATCGTGTTCTGCTCGCTGGCCGGGTACGCGCTGGCGCGGCTGAACTTCCCCGGCAAGGGCCTGATCTTCATCTTGGGCGTGCTGTTCGTGCAGATGGTGCCCGCGCAGGTGAACCTGGTGAGCAATTACGTGCTGCTGCGCGACCTGGGGCTGCTCAACCTCTGGGGCCTGTGGCTTCAGGGGCTGGTCGCGGCGGGCGGCGTCTTCCTGATGAAGCAGTTTTTCGAGGGGATGCCGCGCGAGCTGGAGGAGTCCGCCTCCATCGACGGGGCGGGGCCCTTCACGACCTTCTGGCGGGTGATGCTGCCGCAGGCGGGCCCGGCCCTCATCGCGCTGGCGATCACCCAGTTCCAGGGGGCGTGGAACGACTTCTTCTGGCCGGTGGTGCTGCTGCGCGAGAACACCAACTTCACGCTGACGGTGGGCCTCTCCAGCTTCCGGCAGGCCTACGGCGGGCAGGGCGATTACGGCCTGATCCTGGCGGGCGCCGTTCTCAGCGCCATTCCCGTCATCATCGTCTTCGTGATCTTCCAGCGTTACTTCGTGGACACCGGGGCCGACAGTGCCGTCAAGGGGTAA
- a CDS encoding LacI family DNA-binding transcriptional regulator, whose product MTDLLPRPTINDIAVAAGVSKGTVSRVLNGHTTVAAGTRERVQEVMQRMGYSPDPAARHLSWRKGQTLGLLLDRDDPMLHPYYVLFREALESHTALQGVQLVGLRTEVWNLPHLPTAVLVMHAQQDEDRRLDFLRRAGVPSVLIGHHPDFFWVAPHDEEGGALAARHLLQAGHRDLMYLGEGTSQVAQDRERGFVGTARGAGARVGSLPSDFTVLGGYRAVRRAWEEGARFTGLFAQSDESATGAIAALEDLGVRVPGDVSVVGFDGLPEVPLNIRLTTVVQNIPLIASTALQLVSEAISGLSPRGEFIPVHLTPGATVSPVARAPLSGGEV is encoded by the coding sequence GCGTGCTCAACGGGCACACCACCGTCGCGGCGGGCACGCGCGAGCGGGTGCAGGAGGTCATGCAGCGGATGGGGTACAGCCCCGACCCCGCCGCCCGGCACCTGAGCTGGCGCAAGGGGCAGACGCTGGGGCTGCTGCTGGACCGGGACGACCCGATGCTCCACCCGTACTACGTCCTGTTCCGTGAGGCGCTGGAGAGCCACACCGCCCTGCAAGGCGTGCAGCTCGTGGGGCTGCGGACCGAGGTGTGGAACCTGCCCCACCTGCCCACGGCGGTCCTGGTGATGCACGCGCAGCAGGACGAGGACCGTCGGCTCGACTTCCTGCGGCGGGCGGGCGTGCCCTCCGTGTTGATCGGCCACCACCCCGACTTCTTCTGGGTCGCCCCCCACGACGAGGAGGGCGGGGCCCTCGCGGCGCGGCACCTGCTTCAGGCCGGGCACCGCGACCTGATGTACCTCGGCGAGGGAACCAGCCAGGTGGCCCAGGACCGGGAGCGGGGCTTCGTGGGGACGGCACGGGGGGCGGGGGCGCGGGTGGGGTCGTTGCCCAGCGACTTCACCGTCCTCGGCGGCTACCGCGCCGTCCGCCGGGCCTGGGAGGAGGGCGCGCGCTTCACCGGCCTCTTCGCCCAGAGCGACGAGAGCGCCACCGGGGCCATCGCCGCCCTGGAGGACCTGGGCGTCCGCGTGCCGGGGGACGTTTCCGTGGTGGGCTTCGACGGCCTGCCGGAGGTGCCGCTCAACATCCGGCTGACCACCGTGGTGCAGAACATCCCCCTCATCGCTTCGACCGCTCTCCAACTCGTCAGCGAGGCCATCTCGGGGCTCTCACCCCGTGGCGAATTCATCCCCGTTCACCTGACCCCCGGCGCGACCGTGTCCCCCGTGGCACGCGCGCCCCTTTCCGGAGGAGAAGTATGA